DNA from Rosa rugosa chromosome 6, drRosRugo1.1, whole genome shotgun sequence:
CAGCTCTACACATAGCCGCAAACCCAGATTTTCATGAGAGAACACGTCATATTGAAATGGATTGTCATTTTATTCGAGACAAGATATTGAATGGTTCAGTCAGCACCAGATACGTTGGTTCTTTACAACAGTTAGCAGATATATTCACAAAGGCATTGGGCAAAGACAAGTTCAAAGCCTTGTTATGCAAGTTGGGAGTGCTTGATattcactctccaacttgagggggagttttAAGAATATTCTGTAATTAATATTGTAATTATGTGTATCTTTAATTAGGAGATTATTTTTAATTAGGAGATTATTTGTAATATTCTTTGTATCCCTAACTTGTAGGGATTTACTTGTTGTACAAGAACCTAGTTTGTATATAATCTTCTAGTATCAATGAGAATATCATTCTAcctcaaatatttttctttcatgaTAATCAGCCAAAATCATAGAATCCATCATGGACAAGCAAAACGCATCTTAGATTTGGTCCTTTTCTTCTCTGGTAGCAGAAATAGAttggaatttttgtttttttaatttaagtAATTAACACATCATGAACATTCTGTTACCTTAGCAATTGATTTACATCATGCCTTGTGTCATCAATCAGTACTCAGAGGCTAACTCTGGCCAAGATTATACAGTGTTACTAATAGTTGTCCGAAACAAAGCAATTGAAGACTTATCTTGGTGGAGAAGGTATTGAATCTTATGGTTGGGCAAGAATTATTACCATGTTTCTTTCTTAGATCTGAACTAATAGCATCTTACCTATTTTTACTGCTTTTAAGGAAATGGTAAATATTTTTCCTTGACCTGCTTTCTGTCCAAACTGGGAGTGAAAGTATCATGCCTTGGGTCCTGTCAGTTTTCAAAAGTTCTCAAACAGTGGGACTAAAATCCTTTCGTGCAGCATAGCCACCATTTGTGTGACAGTGAAAATGGAGATGTTCAGGCTTGTTCACACTTGCATAGACAAAGTTTCAAAGGTAATCTGAACTTGGAGAGATGCGGACCTTGGATTTACTAACAGAAATGCGTTCACACCTCACATCAAATGCAAAATGTATGGCTCCAAATTCCAATCCGGGACGATATCATGTGATCGTTTGATACTTCTCCGTCACTAACATGTTGATCACGAAACATTCGACTGGTCTTTTTATCGTCTACAATTAATTTGATGAGGATGTTTTTCattacaatattgagatgaactatcaatttttttttttttttaagggaatgACATCACAAGCTCCATCAGAGTCGAGCTTCAACCATTGAGATGGAGGTGGTGTCCAAACAGCCTGTCTGGTCTTCCCCTTGATCTGCTCATGTGTATCGATGGTTGCCAAGTTTCCATGCGCAAAATGCAGAGTTGAAATCCATGCAGGGAGGATCTACAATTTTCCAAATAGACAAACAGAATCACAATCACTATATACACAAACATTTCGAATCAACAGATTTTTCAGACTTGCCTAATAATTCATATTTACTTAGAAGAAGAAGTTAAACACTTACCAAAGCACAAATGCCCCGAGCAGGTGTGGATTTCCATTACCCTCAGCCGGTGCCACTGTGAAGTGCCTGGTCCCAAGTAAGACAATTTCAAAACCCTCTCCCATAAGTATCTCATATGTCCACACAGTGACATATGTAAAAAAATCATGGTGGTTGGTCATTACGAGGGTAAACTTCCTGTCCTCTACGGGAGCAAAGGCCCAGTTGGTTGGGGGTGGATGGAGATGTGGCGGCATAATGGGCATAGGATCCAACATGAGGTGAAGATAGTCACAGTTATAGGCCATGAAATACGCAGATAGCATCCATGGACGATTTGAGGAGTAGGCAATCACAATAAAGTCTCCATTGAAGCCATACACGAGTGCTCTCTTGTCCCAAGGTAAGTGTTGCAGCCCCAAGCTCTGACTACGTGGTCTCCACCCTCGCTCTGGCACGCGCGCATCGAACATGTAGATTCCGTCGAGCAACCCCGAGACCAATATCTTCGTGTCCGCAAAAACGCATGCGAATCGACCCAGGTGGGCCCCCAAGAGAGGCTCTGGTAGGGGAGTCCACGGATCCTGAGGATCCGCCGGTAGCGACAGCTGCTCGAAGAAAGTCTGGGCCTCAATGTTGCTTGCCAAAGCAAGCAAGGTGCGGATTCCCCTCTGCCTGACCAGGATCGGGAAAGGGTTGTGGTGCTGGAATGGCAACACAATGTTGCTGGGCACTAACTCCGGGTTCGGGTCCACGTCCGAGTCAGTCTCAAAGACCAGCGTCTCGTGGCGGCCTACAAACACAATCTTGGACCCGAATGTGAAGCATCCCGGAGCTACGGGGGAGTTATCACGGGTCGCGAACAGCTCCAACTTAGCTATAGGAGCGGCTCGCATAGCGTCGACATTTTCCCGCCGGTACCGCCCAGGAACATCGCCCACGGTAAGTCTCCGTCCATGTCTGAAAATTAGCTCCTCAAGTCCACATCCTCTCATCACCAAACGCCGTGAATCGTCTGGCCTTGGCTCCTCAAAGCACAAGTACAAAGACTTATCAACCCAGCCTCCAAGATGATCCATACCTGGCACAAtccaaattcaaaacaaacagaGATTCATTTATGAAGGAAGAACAAAATAGAGAGATGGATAGATTGAAACCAACAGTAATCATATTTACCTGAGCAAGCTGCAAAATGCCGTATCAACGACCGGTAGGTTTTAATTTGAGAATCTGTTCAGAGTTTAATTAAATCCAAAACGAAATATTTGTTATTTAATGGAAACTCTGTGATCCCAAATCCCAATTTCGAAAAAAAAGATAAAGGAAGGCTTTCAGAGAATGACCTGGATTATTTTAACATGGTGGCCTTTCTCAAGACTAGGTAGTCGACTGGCACGATAGT
Protein-coding regions in this window:
- the LOC133718763 gene encoding uncharacterized protein LOC133718763, which gives rise to MDHLGGWVDKSLYLCFEEPRPDDSRRLVMRGCGLEELIFRHGRRLTVGDVPGRYRRENVDAMRAAPIAKLELFATRDNSPVAPGCFTFGSKIVFVGRHETLVFETDSDVDPNPELVPSNIVLPFQHHNPFPILVRQRGIRTLLALASNIEAQTFFEQLSLPADPQDPWTPLPEPLLGAHLGRFACVFADTKILVSGLLDGIYMFDARVPERGWRPRSQSLGLQHLPWDKRALVYGFNGDFIVIAYSSNRPWMLSAYFMAYNCDYLHLMLDPMPIMPPHLHPPPTNWAFAPVEDRKFTLVMTNHHDFFTYVTVWTYEILMGEGFEIVLLGTRHFTVAPAEGNGNPHLLGAFVL